From the Candidatus Binatia bacterium genome, one window contains:
- a CDS encoding tripartite tricarboxylate transporter substrate binding protein, whose translation MITSKGILVLTLLATLISGTIATAQEFPTKAVELVLPFGAGGSHDLTARAVASVAHQYLGQPLLVMLKPGGGGAVGSQQVIRAKPDGYTLAFGGTGPNTVFAMVQKVPIGPDQFTPVARINHSPTILAVRADAPWKNFRELIEYSKKNPGKFNFANTGPWGAADLPMRLIARAAGVEYNNIPYDGGGPALLAVLGGHADATFGFSPQLLPQVAAGKMRALAITDTKRHRDFPNVPTVKEEGIDVVFTMWRSVLAPKGTPQPILDKLEATFRKISEDKSFHALIQGLGDDVQFQGGKEFEATWRQEWEMFSKVVTVAQK comes from the coding sequence ATGATCACGTCTAAAGGAATTTTGGTACTCACATTGCTGGCGACTCTCATTTCGGGAACCATCGCGACCGCGCAGGAGTTTCCGACCAAAGCCGTCGAGCTGGTCTTGCCGTTCGGAGCCGGCGGGTCTCACGATCTCACCGCCAGAGCGGTTGCCAGCGTGGCTCACCAGTACCTCGGTCAACCTTTGCTGGTCATGCTCAAACCGGGCGGCGGCGGCGCGGTCGGCTCTCAGCAGGTGATCAGAGCGAAGCCTGACGGCTACACGTTGGCCTTCGGCGGCACGGGACCCAATACCGTCTTTGCCATGGTCCAGAAGGTGCCCATCGGCCCCGACCAGTTCACGCCGGTGGCCCGGATCAACCACAGTCCGACAATCCTCGCCGTTCGAGCCGATGCGCCCTGGAAAAACTTCCGCGAGCTGATCGAATACAGCAAAAAGAACCCCGGAAAGTTCAACTTCGCCAACACCGGGCCGTGGGGAGCGGCGGATCTGCCGATGCGTCTGATCGCGCGCGCGGCGGGGGTTGAGTATAACAACATCCCGTATGACGGCGGCGGCCCGGCGTTGCTCGCCGTGCTCGGCGGTCACGCCGACGCGACGTTCGGTTTCTCGCCGCAGCTTTTGCCGCAGGTGGCGGCTGGCAAGATGCGCGCGCTGGCGATAACGGACACCAAGCGCCACCGCGATTTTCCTAACGTTCCGACAGTGAAAGAAGAAGGAATCGACGTGGTCTTCACCATGTGGCGCTCGGTGCTCGCGCCCAAGGGAACACCACAACCCATCCTTGACAAGCTGGAGGCGACCTTCCGGAAAATCAGCGAGGATAAATCCTTCCACGCCCTCATTCAAGGACTCGGCGACGACGTTCAGTTCCAGGGTGGAAAAGAGTTCGAGGCTACCTGGCGCCAGGAGTGGGAGATGTTTTCTAAGGTTGTAACCGTCGCGCAGAAGTAA
- a CDS encoding tripartite tricarboxylate transporter TctB family protein, which yields MVSRDVAVAALALALGAAALFESAKLPLGTARNPGQGFFPWWTSVVIVLLAIVLMAQVLTSRSSTGQHTPGRIAKVTALLLVLAAYALLLDFLGYLICTFFLVLFMLRATDPQRWAVALGMAAATALGSYVLFAIWLSVPLPRGTLLG from the coding sequence ATGGTCAGCCGCGATGTGGCGGTGGCCGCGCTGGCCCTGGCGCTCGGCGCTGCAGCCCTCTTCGAGTCCGCGAAATTACCGCTCGGCACAGCACGCAACCCGGGACAGGGATTTTTTCCATGGTGGACTAGCGTCGTCATTGTTTTGCTCGCGATAGTCCTCATGGCTCAAGTGCTGACATCGCGTTCAAGCACCGGCCAACACACCCCCGGCCGGATTGCAAAGGTGACTGCGCTTCTGCTCGTCCTTGCCGCGTACGCCTTACTGCTCGATTTTCTCGGCTATCTGATTTGCACGTTTTTCCTCGTCCTGTTCATGCTACGGGCGACCGATCCCCAACGGTGGGCGGTCGCCCTCGGCATGGCGGCGGCGACCGCGCTTGGTTCGTACGTTCTCTTTGCTATCTGGCTGAGCGTGCCGCTGCCGCGGGGCACACTTTTAGGCTGA
- a CDS encoding tripartite tricarboxylate transporter permease: MDLFNSLATGFAVALTPGNLLYCFLGSLIGTAIGVLPGLGPPATIALLLPVTYGIPATSAVILLAGIFYGAMYGGSTTSILLNIPGEAASVVTCLDGYQMARQGRAGAALAISAFGSFIAGTLSIVGLMLLAPPLAAFALKFGAPENFALLLLGLMMVGYLAGASMTKGLMMACIGLLLGTVGLDPIMGTQRFTYGSFKLSGGFEFILVAMGLFGIGEVLVNVEQIIKAEVVQTKIRRLLPSREEWRTAAAPIARGSLLGFFVGVLPGGGAIISSFISYALEKKLSKHPERFGKGAIEGVAAPEAANNSAATSSFIPLLTLGIPGNASIAMIFAALLIHGVRPGPLLVAEKPEVFWGLVASMYIGNIMLLVLNLPLIGLWVKLLKVPYPLLAPLILVFVLIGAYSVNNSVFDVGITIAFGFFGYLMRKFDFEPAPLVLAMILGPQLEASLRRSLIYSRGDLGVFFERPIAATLMALALLVLLSPVLRWMLGHKIRDIVRSPSEPGAPGNNSASK, translated from the coding sequence ATGGATCTCTTCAACAGTCTCGCCACCGGCTTTGCCGTCGCGCTGACGCCGGGCAATCTGCTCTACTGCTTTCTCGGCTCATTGATCGGGACGGCCATCGGCGTCCTGCCGGGTCTCGGCCCGCCGGCCACCATCGCTCTTCTACTGCCCGTCACGTACGGGATTCCCGCCACTTCCGCGGTCATTTTGCTCGCCGGAATTTTCTACGGCGCGATGTACGGCGGCTCAACGACGTCGATCTTGCTGAATATCCCCGGGGAGGCGGCATCGGTCGTCACCTGCCTGGATGGCTATCAGATGGCGCGGCAGGGGCGGGCCGGCGCGGCGCTCGCGATCTCGGCATTCGGCTCTTTCATCGCCGGCACGCTCAGCATCGTCGGCTTGATGCTCCTCGCGCCGCCGCTTGCCGCGTTCGCGCTCAAGTTCGGAGCTCCGGAGAACTTCGCGCTTCTCCTCCTCGGCCTCATGATGGTCGGCTATCTGGCGGGAGCGTCGATGACCAAAGGGCTGATGATGGCGTGCATAGGGCTCTTGCTTGGAACGGTCGGCTTGGATCCGATCATGGGGACGCAGAGATTCACCTACGGGAGCTTCAAGCTCAGCGGGGGATTCGAGTTCATCCTCGTGGCCATGGGACTTTTCGGCATCGGAGAGGTGCTCGTAAACGTCGAGCAGATCATCAAGGCCGAAGTAGTTCAGACGAAGATCCGGAGGCTCCTGCCGAGCCGCGAGGAATGGCGCACGGCAGCCGCGCCGATCGCGCGCGGATCGCTGCTGGGATTTTTTGTCGGCGTGCTGCCCGGAGGCGGGGCGATCATCTCATCGTTTATCTCGTACGCGCTGGAGAAAAAGCTCAGCAAACACCCGGAGCGCTTCGGCAAGGGCGCAATCGAGGGAGTGGCCGCGCCGGAAGCGGCGAACAACAGCGCGGCAACCAGCTCCTTCATACCGCTGCTCACGCTCGGGATTCCGGGCAACGCCTCGATCGCGATGATCTTCGCCGCGCTGCTGATCCACGGAGTAAGGCCCGGACCCTTGCTGGTCGCGGAAAAGCCCGAGGTGTTTTGGGGACTGGTCGCTTCCATGTACATCGGCAACATCATGCTCCTGGTTCTAAACCTTCCGTTGATCGGCCTTTGGGTAAAGCTCCTTAAGGTCCCCTACCCGCTGCTGGCGCCGCTCATTCTGGTGTTCGTTCTCATCGGAGCGTACAGCGTCAATAACAGCGTCTTCGATGTGGGGATCACCATCGCCTTCGGCTTTTTCGGCTACCTGATGCGCAAGTTCGATTTTGAACCGGCGCCTTTAGTCTTGGCCATGATACTTGGCCCTCAACTCGAAGCTTCGCTCAGGCGCTCCCTGATTTACTCGAGAGGTGACCTCGGAGTCTTTTTCGAGCGCCCGATCGCTGCTACGCTGATGGCGCTGGCGTTGCTGGTGCTACTCTCTCCTGTGCTTCGTTGGATGCTTGGCCACAAGATCCGGGACATTGTCAGATCGCCGTCCGAGCCAGGTGCACCAGGAAACAATTCCGCTTCGAAATGA
- a CDS encoding Gfo/Idh/MocA family oxidoreductase, with translation MEPVRVATVGIGRWSNVLADAIPGGTNLSLVACTTRSAEKRAAFAEKYRCRQAESYDAILKDPEVEAVLLTTPDSLHAKHIIAAAQAGKHVFVDKPFTLTVAAGEEATEACRRAGVVLAVGHQRRRQPANRGLKTLIQDGALGQLIQIEGNISSSTGFEMTPTVWRAHPEASPAGPMTWLGIHHVDTFQYLLGPISCVVALSRRQVLKGMEIDDSTAILLEFESGILGYLGTSSVVANRTAILTLHGSEAHAFSEAEGSRLYLWKKGEPDRSPLPLKPVDTIVEELAEFARCVREGSRPEVGGEEGTANVAVLEAVVESISTGQPVTVKKGDMESPR, from the coding sequence ATGGAGCCGGTTAGAGTCGCAACGGTGGGTATTGGGCGTTGGAGCAATGTTCTCGCTGACGCTATCCCTGGAGGAACAAACCTGAGCCTCGTCGCGTGCACCACCCGTTCGGCGGAGAAGCGCGCAGCCTTCGCGGAAAAATACCGGTGCCGGCAGGCAGAAAGCTATGACGCGATCTTGAAAGACCCGGAAGTGGAGGCTGTGCTTCTCACGACGCCGGACTCCCTCCATGCCAAGCACATTATTGCTGCAGCGCAGGCGGGAAAACATGTCTTCGTGGATAAGCCCTTCACCTTGACGGTTGCCGCGGGGGAAGAAGCCACCGAAGCTTGCCGACGGGCCGGTGTGGTCCTAGCGGTAGGTCACCAGCGAAGGCGGCAGCCGGCGAATCGAGGGCTGAAAACCCTGATCCAGGATGGCGCGCTTGGACAGCTAATTCAGATTGAAGGAAACATCTCCTCCAGCACCGGCTTCGAAATGACGCCCACGGTCTGGCGAGCGCATCCCGAAGCGTCACCAGCCGGTCCCATGACCTGGCTCGGCATTCATCATGTCGACACCTTCCAATATCTCCTGGGCCCGATCAGTTGCGTGGTCGCCCTCTCCCGCCGGCAGGTCCTGAAAGGCATGGAGATAGACGACAGCACCGCTATCCTGCTCGAATTCGAGTCTGGGATCTTGGGCTACCTGGGGACTTCTTCTGTCGTGGCGAACCGCACCGCGATTCTGACTCTTCACGGAAGCGAGGCCCATGCTTTCAGCGAGGCTGAAGGTTCTCGGCTCTATCTCTGGAAGAAGGGGGAGCCGGACAGGTCGCCCCTCCCGCTAAAGCCGGTGGACACCATCGTTGAGGAACTGGCAGAGTTTGCCCGGTGCGTGCGCGAAGGCAGCCGGCCGGAGGTGGGAGGAGAAGAGGGGACGGCAAATGTGGCAGTTCTGGAAGCGGTTGTCGAGTCGATTTCGACCGGGCAACCGGTAACAGTCAAGAAGGGCGACATGGAAAGTCCGCGATGA
- a CDS encoding non-ribosomal peptide synthetase, translating into MPAAVHPTNTFIAFENTAIERSITARFEQQVARYPDRLAVVTPELQFTYAELNHVANRIARAILARVGDGEEPVTLLLEQGPTAIAAILGVLKAGKIYVSLDPAFPRARTAGMLEDSRAKLLVTDTKCLSQARRLMKPEQQVLNCDDLDPTIPGANLDRLIGPDTRALILYTSGSTGQPKGVLHNHRNILVETRNYTNDLRICPYDRVAMWHSCSFATAVRNIYAALLNGAALFPYDLAAEGFGSLAEWLRTNRITILHTLPTTFRHFLGTVTAEATFPTVRILLLGGEAINRTDVNCFQRHFSPHCVLVHAIGPTETFIIRRLFITHDWRGSESKIPVGYPVSDKEILLLDESGREIGPGQVGEIAVKSRYVALGYWRRPELTEAAFIPDPHGGQERLYLTGDLGTMRPDDCLFHMGRKDFQVKIRGYRVEVDEIEAALLELDSIKAAAVHVKTDDAGEQRLIACLVPVADAAPTVSELRRQLTQALPDYMIPSAFVFLETLPMLRNGKIDRRALPAPERKRPALNVPYVAPHTSIESDLARIWAEVLDIDEVGIDDNFLELGGDSLLAIRILSRVNKTFRLNLSIKAVFNRPTVARMGELIALHREL; encoded by the coding sequence ATGCCTGCTGCTGTGCATCCTACAAACACGTTTATTGCTTTTGAAAACACCGCGATAGAACGCTCCATTACTGCGCGTTTCGAACAACAGGTTGCTCGATATCCCGACCGCCTTGCGGTGGTGACCCCGGAGTTGCAATTCACCTACGCCGAGCTCAATCATGTTGCCAATCGTATCGCTCGCGCCATCCTGGCGCGTGTCGGAGACGGTGAAGAGCCCGTTACGCTTCTCCTTGAGCAAGGACCCACTGCCATTGCGGCGATCTTGGGAGTGCTCAAGGCGGGAAAGATCTACGTATCGCTGGATCCGGCATTTCCTCGCGCGCGCACGGCGGGGATGCTGGAAGATTCCCGGGCGAAACTGCTCGTCACCGACACCAAGTGTCTCTCTCAGGCCCGGCGGTTAATGAAACCAGAGCAGCAGGTTCTCAACTGTGACGATCTCGATCCAACCATTCCTGGCGCAAACCTTGATCGGCTTATCGGTCCCGATACGCGCGCGCTAATCCTCTATACCTCAGGCTCTACCGGGCAACCCAAGGGCGTGCTGCATAACCATCGAAATATTCTTGTTGAAACGAGGAACTACACCAACGACTTGCGAATTTGTCCGTACGACAGGGTGGCAATGTGGCATTCGTGCAGTTTTGCCACCGCCGTCCGAAATATTTATGCCGCCTTGCTGAATGGAGCGGCGCTGTTTCCTTACGATCTCGCCGCCGAGGGATTTGGATCGCTGGCCGAGTGGTTGCGCACGAATCGGATCACCATTCTCCACACACTGCCGACCACCTTTCGTCATTTTCTCGGCACAGTGACGGCGGAGGCCACATTTCCTACGGTGCGCATATTGCTACTCGGCGGCGAAGCGATCAACCGCACCGATGTGAATTGTTTCCAGCGTCATTTTTCGCCGCATTGCGTGTTGGTGCACGCCATCGGTCCGACTGAAACGTTTATCATTCGCCGGCTTTTTATCACCCACGATTGGCGCGGCAGCGAGAGCAAAATTCCCGTGGGCTATCCGGTTTCCGACAAGGAGATTCTACTGTTGGACGAAAGCGGCCGCGAGATCGGTCCCGGCCAAGTCGGAGAGATCGCGGTCAAAAGCAGATACGTGGCGCTGGGCTACTGGCGACGGCCGGAGCTCACGGAGGCCGCCTTCATCCCCGACCCCCACGGCGGGCAAGAACGGCTTTACCTTACGGGCGATCTAGGCACAATGCGCCCCGATGACTGCTTGTTTCATATGGGGCGCAAGGATTTTCAGGTAAAGATTCGCGGCTACAGAGTCGAAGTTGATGAGATCGAAGCAGCGCTCCTAGAATTGGACTCGATCAAAGCGGCTGCAGTACACGTTAAAACAGATGACGCAGGAGAACAGCGTCTGATTGCGTGCCTCGTACCTGTCGCGGACGCGGCTCCGACCGTCAGCGAACTACGTCGCCAATTGACACAGGCTCTGCCGGATTACATGATTCCCTCCGCCTTTGTGTTCCTCGAGACTCTTCCGATGCTGCGCAACGGCAAGATCGACCGACGAGCGTTGCCCGCGCCTGAACGCAAACGCCCGGCGTTGAACGTGCCCTACGTTGCGCCGCACACCTCCATCGAGTCGGACTTGGCGCGTATCTGGGCTGAAGTGCTGGACATTGATGAAGTTGGTATCGATGACAATTTCCTCGAGCTCGGTGGCGATTCCCTGCTCGCCATTCGGATCCTGTCACGCGTCAATAAGACGTTCCGGCTGAACTTATCCATAAAGGCGGTTTTCAACCGGCCGACGGTCGCACGGATGGGAGAGTTAATTGCCTTACATCGAGAGCTGTAA
- a CDS encoding cupin domain-containing protein, translating to MAEAHILKIDSLPVFDRGNGIQTIPLVTKEIGSKHMTTGLTRFPAGAKVPLHSHNCDEQVTILEGEAEAEIDGRRHRLQAYDTTLVPSDKPHRFVNVGKTPLLILWIYGTTEVTRTFTETGETVAHLSERDLVGSLPPKGK from the coding sequence ATGGCAGAGGCGCACATTCTGAAAATCGATTCGTTGCCCGTATTCGACCGCGGCAATGGCATCCAGACGATCCCGCTCGTGACTAAAGAGATCGGCTCAAAGCATATGACGACCGGGCTGACCCGCTTTCCGGCGGGCGCGAAGGTTCCGCTGCACTCGCACAACTGTGACGAGCAGGTCACCATCCTTGAGGGCGAAGCCGAAGCTGAGATCGACGGCCGGCGCCATCGTCTCCAAGCTTACGACACCACGCTGGTTCCGTCCGATAAGCCTCATCGGTTCGTGAACGTGGGGAAAACGCCGCTGCTGATTCTGTGGATTTACGGAACCACGGAGGTGACCCGAACCTTTACTGAAACCGGCGAAACAGTCGCCCATCTTTCCGAGCGTGATCTCGTTGGCTCGCTGCCTCCCAAGGGGAAATAG
- a CDS encoding Ldh family oxidoreductase: MSQPPSTDRRFQSTELEAFAARALAAVGLPGADAEQAARLMVLADLRGADGHGIFRLPQYVRRIRTGGMNVKPNIRAVRETEATALVDGDNGMGHLVMRFAAQAAIEKAERAGVGWVGVRRGNHSGPAALYAMMPLERDMIGIYIAVGNANHLPPWGGVELLLSTNPIACAIPALEEPPIVLDMATTVAAYGKVKIKAQRGEPLPEGWMIDAHGRSLTDPKRAEEGFLLPIGGYKGYGLALIFGLLAGTLNGAAFGHNVIDFNKDDSTPTNTGQLIIALDIARFSPLESFKRSVDQIIREMRNSKKMPGVERIQVPGEQSHATWRERSAHGVPMNDALLNDLERVARELGIEELRRTSR, translated from the coding sequence ATGAGCCAACCTCCATCAACGGACCGCCGATTTCAATCGACCGAACTCGAAGCGTTCGCCGCCCGCGCGCTCGCGGCGGTAGGATTGCCCGGCGCAGACGCTGAACAGGCGGCCCGGCTGATGGTGTTGGCCGACCTGCGCGGCGCCGACGGCCACGGAATTTTCCGCTTGCCGCAATACGTTCGCCGCATCCGAACCGGCGGGATGAACGTTAAACCGAACATCCGCGCGGTCCGGGAGACCGAGGCGACGGCCCTGGTCGACGGCGACAACGGCATGGGACACTTGGTGATGCGCTTCGCCGCCCAGGCCGCGATCGAGAAGGCGGAACGCGCAGGCGTCGGCTGGGTCGGAGTGCGGCGGGGCAATCACTCGGGGCCCGCCGCCCTCTATGCCATGATGCCTCTCGAGCGGGATATGATCGGCATCTACATCGCGGTCGGCAACGCCAACCATTTGCCGCCCTGGGGCGGCGTGGAGCTCTTGCTCAGCACCAACCCGATCGCCTGCGCAATCCCGGCGCTTGAAGAGCCGCCGATCGTGCTGGACATGGCCACGACGGTTGCGGCCTACGGCAAAGTGAAAATCAAAGCGCAGCGTGGCGAGCCGCTCCCTGAAGGCTGGATGATCGACGCTCACGGCAGGTCCTTGACGGACCCGAAACGCGCCGAGGAAGGTTTTCTGCTCCCGATCGGAGGTTACAAAGGGTACGGTCTGGCGCTCATCTTCGGTTTGCTTGCCGGCACGCTGAACGGCGCCGCATTCGGCCACAACGTCATCGACTTCAACAAAGACGATAGCACGCCGACGAATACCGGCCAGCTGATCATCGCGCTCGATATCGCCCGATTCTCGCCCCTTGAGTCGTTCAAGCGGAGCGTCGATCAAATCATCCGCGAGATGAGAAATTCGAAAAAGATGCCGGGGGTCGAGCGCATCCAGGTGCCCGGCGAGCAGAGTCACGCCACGTGGCGCGAGCGCTCCGCGCACGGCGTCCCGATGAACGACGCGCTCCTTAACGATCTCGAGCGAGTGGCCAGAGAGCTGGGCATAGAGGAACTCAGGCGGACATCGCGCTAA
- a CDS encoding D-glycerate dehydrogenase: MRPKIFVTQPIPKKALARLREIGEVELNPNPVHIITKPELIAALKRNDYLFCLLHDTVDAEVINASPNLKLIASMAIIPAGIDVAVATARRIPVTTLPPIVTEATADLHWALLLAVARRIVEGDRALRSGVFAGGQSMRFVGSEVHGKTLGIVGLGAIGEAVARRATGFGMRILYTKHHRLDEAREAALGVQYRSLDDLLRESDFVSINAALGPETVHLIGEREFALMRPSAYLVNTARGPIVDEKALARALEEKRIAGAALDVYEHEPTVEPRLIDLPNVVLTPHLGSATLETRERMTTLVVENIATVIEGRRPPNLYNPEIYGS, encoded by the coding sequence ATGCGTCCGAAGATCTTCGTCACGCAGCCGATTCCCAAAAAAGCGCTGGCCCGACTGCGCGAGATTGGCGAAGTCGAGCTGAACCCCAATCCCGTTCACATCATCACAAAGCCGGAGCTGATCGCGGCGCTCAAGCGCAACGACTATCTCTTCTGCCTGCTCCACGACACCGTGGATGCGGAGGTGATCAACGCGAGCCCGAATCTCAAGCTCATCGCCTCGATGGCGATCATCCCGGCCGGCATCGACGTCGCCGTCGCGACCGCACGGCGCATTCCCGTGACCACGCTCCCGCCCATCGTCACCGAGGCGACCGCGGATCTTCACTGGGCGCTTCTCCTGGCCGTGGCTCGGCGAATCGTGGAAGGCGACCGCGCGCTCCGCTCCGGCGTGTTTGCCGGCGGCCAGTCGATGCGGTTCGTCGGATCCGAAGTGCACGGCAAAACATTGGGGATCGTCGGTCTCGGCGCCATCGGAGAAGCCGTCGCCCGGCGCGCCACGGGATTCGGCATGCGCATCCTCTACACCAAACACCACAGACTGGACGAAGCGCGCGAAGCGGCGCTCGGCGTTCAGTACCGCAGCCTGGACGATCTTCTGCGCGAGTCGGATTTCGTCTCGATCAATGCCGCGCTCGGCCCCGAGACCGTCCATCTGATCGGCGAGCGGGAATTCGCCCTCATGCGTCCCTCCGCTTACCTCGTGAACACGGCTCGCGGCCCGATCGTGGATGAGAAAGCTCTGGCGCGAGCGCTGGAAGAAAAACGCATCGCGGGCGCGGCGCTCGACGTCTACGAGCATGAGCCAACGGTAGAGCCGCGACTCATCGACCTACCGAACGTCGTGTTGACTCCGCACCTCGGCAGCGCGACGCTCGAAACGCGCGAACGAATGACGACGCTGGTGGTTGAGAATATCGCCACTGTCATCGAGGGCCGCCGGCCGCCGAATCTCTACAATCCGGAGATATACGGCTCATGA
- a CDS encoding NAD(P)-dependent oxidoreductase yields the protein MKRIGIIGVGLLGNAVASRLLQGKFEVKGYDARSEQVKALRANGLTAARSIAEAAAQADAVFTILPSLTSVETTILGPGGLIETAPRSCTLIQMSTVPPELARRLGEAAAAKGLGFLDAPMSGTSAMVARGECAIFVGGDRARAEACRPIFDAIAKKTCYIGDVGMASLAKLAANLLVALNTAALAEALVLGAKGGLAPAVLLDALKESAGASKMVEVRGPLMASHRFDAQMKIDLFLKDFQLMIDEGRRLGVPLPLTSITQQLAMAAAVAGRGGEDFAAIITPLERLAGLGDDPRSPNKNPH from the coding sequence ATGAAACGAATCGGCATCATCGGAGTCGGGCTCCTCGGAAACGCGGTGGCTTCGCGCCTCCTCCAAGGGAAATTCGAGGTGAAGGGCTACGACGCGCGCTCCGAGCAGGTCAAGGCGCTTCGAGCTAACGGACTCACAGCGGCGCGGAGCATCGCCGAGGCGGCAGCACAAGCCGACGCCGTCTTCACGATCCTGCCGTCGCTCACGAGCGTCGAGACGACGATCCTCGGGCCGGGAGGCCTCATCGAGACGGCGCCGCGAAGCTGCACGTTGATTCAGATGAGCACCGTCCCCCCCGAGCTGGCGCGCCGTTTGGGCGAGGCCGCCGCCGCCAAAGGGCTTGGCTTCCTCGACGCGCCCATGAGCGGCACGAGCGCGATGGTGGCGCGCGGCGAGTGCGCGATCTTCGTCGGCGGCGACCGCGCGCGCGCCGAAGCCTGCCGGCCTATTTTCGACGCGATCGCAAAGAAGACATGCTACATCGGCGATGTCGGCATGGCCTCGCTCGCGAAACTGGCCGCAAACCTGCTGGTTGCGCTCAACACCGCGGCGCTGGCGGAGGCGCTCGTGCTGGGAGCGAAAGGCGGTTTAGCGCCGGCCGTGCTGCTCGATGCTCTAAAGGAGAGCGCGGGCGCTTCAAAGATGGTCGAGGTGCGCGGTCCGCTCATGGCGAGCCACCGCTTCGACGCGCAGATGAAGATCGATCTGTTCTTGAAGGATTTTCAGCTCATGATCGATGAAGGGCGGCGTCTCGGAGTCCCGCTACCGCTGACCAGCATCACGCAGCAGTTGGCCATGGCCGCCGCCGTGGCAGGACGCGGCGGGGAAGATTTCGCCGCGATCATCACGCCGCTGGAGCGGCTGGCCGGACTGGGAGATGATCCTCGCTCTCCAAACAAAAACCCTCATTAG
- a CDS encoding tripartite tricarboxylate transporter TctB family protein yields MRKARVLFCLFLIAVAVYAIHSALRWTFKAALFPLAVSIPLLILAATQLLLDLFGKAATGGGPAVDLEFATDVPPDVARRRVIGIFLWIAGFILLVFLFGFPVAVPLFMFFFLILRGEVGWWQTIGLTAVAWGFFYVVFQRIVHLQFEDGLLQTWLGL; encoded by the coding sequence ATGCGTAAGGCGCGCGTTCTTTTTTGTCTTTTTCTCATCGCCGTCGCCGTCTACGCCATCCACTCGGCGCTGCGATGGACGTTCAAGGCCGCGCTTTTTCCTCTCGCCGTGAGCATTCCTCTCCTCATCCTTGCGGCGACGCAACTTCTTCTGGACCTCTTCGGCAAGGCGGCGACCGGCGGCGGCCCCGCCGTGGATCTCGAGTTCGCGACCGACGTGCCGCCCGACGTGGCGCGGCGCCGCGTGATCGGTATTTTTCTCTGGATCGCCGGTTTTATCTTGTTGGTTTTTCTTTTCGGTTTCCCCGTCGCCGTCCCGCTCTTTATGTTTTTTTTCTTAATTCTGCGCGGCGAGGTAGGTTGGTGGCAGACCATCGGCCTCACGGCCGTGGCGTGGGGATTCTTCTATGTCGTTTTCCAGCGCATCGTTCACCTGCAGTTCGAAGACGGATTGCTGCAAACCTGGTTGGGCCTGTGA